Proteins from one Paraburkholderia sp. BL10I2N1 genomic window:
- the hyi gene encoding hydroxypyruvate isomerase, whose product MPKFAANLTMLFNEVPFLGRFAAAADAGFNAVEFLFPYPYGIAELAERLQQNRLKLVLHNLPAGNWEAGERGIACLPNRVAEFQEGVGRAIEYARALNVPQLNCLVGIPTAGIDADKARATIVDNLRFAADELKKEGIRLLVEPCNSYDIPGFALNRSSEGLDVIRAAGSDNLFLQYDIYHMQRMEGELAATIRKNLASIAHIQLADNPGRNEPGTGEINYPFLFDLLDSLDYEGYVGCEYKPRTTTTEGLGWIQRIAGQTRGAAHIAA is encoded by the coding sequence ATGCCGAAATTTGCAGCCAACCTGACCATGCTGTTCAACGAAGTCCCGTTCCTCGGCCGCTTCGCGGCCGCAGCGGACGCGGGCTTCAACGCCGTCGAATTTCTCTTTCCGTACCCGTACGGGATCGCTGAACTGGCCGAGCGTCTGCAGCAGAACCGTCTGAAGCTCGTGCTGCATAACCTGCCGGCCGGCAACTGGGAAGCGGGTGAACGCGGCATTGCCTGTCTGCCGAATCGTGTCGCCGAATTCCAGGAAGGTGTCGGCCGTGCAATCGAATACGCGAGGGCGCTGAATGTGCCGCAGTTGAATTGCCTCGTCGGCATTCCGACGGCAGGCATCGATGCCGACAAGGCGCGCGCCACGATCGTCGACAACCTGCGCTTCGCTGCGGACGAACTGAAGAAAGAAGGCATTCGCCTCCTCGTCGAGCCGTGCAACTCGTACGACATTCCAGGCTTCGCGCTGAACCGCTCATCGGAAGGCCTCGACGTGATCCGCGCAGCCGGCTCGGACAATCTCTTCCTGCAGTACGACATCTATCACATGCAGCGGATGGAAGGCGAACTCGCGGCGACCATCCGGAAGAACCTGGCATCGATCGCGCACATCCAGCTCGCCGATAACCCCGGCCGCAACGAACCGGGCACCGGCGAAATCAACTACCCGTTCCTGTTCGACCTGCTCGATTCGCTTGACTACGAAGGTTACGTCGGCTGCGAATACAAGCCGCGCACGACAACCACCGAGGGCCTCGGCTGGATCCAGCGCATCGCCGGCCAGACGCGCGGCGCGGCGCACATAGCAGCCTGA
- a CDS encoding 2-hydroxy-3-oxopropionate reductase, with the protein MSMATIGFIGLGIMGAHMARNLLKGGHTLIVNGAYPVPDDLRTQTTVVASSTAVAQAADIVISMVPDTPDVANVLFAEDGVANGLSKGKLVIDMSSISPLETQDFAKKINALGCDYLDAPVSGGEVGAREATLTIMVGGPQKAFDLAKPLFDLMGKNISLIGDNGAGQTCKVANQIIVALNIEAVAEALLFAARSGADPERVRRALMGGFASSRILEVHGERMTKRTFDPGFRIELHQKDLNLALDGARKLGIALPHTASAQQLFSVCAANGGKAWDHSAMVRALEIMANFEVAQAPGKEAKAA; encoded by the coding sequence ATATCTATGGCAACAATCGGTTTCATCGGCCTCGGCATCATGGGCGCGCACATGGCGCGCAACCTTCTCAAGGGCGGTCACACGCTGATCGTCAACGGCGCCTATCCCGTACCGGACGACCTGCGCACGCAGACGACCGTCGTCGCGAGCTCCACCGCCGTCGCCCAGGCCGCCGATATCGTTATCTCGATGGTGCCGGACACGCCCGACGTCGCGAACGTGCTGTTCGCCGAAGACGGCGTCGCGAACGGCCTTTCGAAAGGCAAGCTCGTCATCGACATGAGTTCGATCTCCCCGCTCGAAACGCAGGACTTCGCGAAGAAGATCAACGCCCTTGGCTGCGACTATCTCGACGCGCCGGTATCCGGCGGCGAAGTCGGCGCGCGTGAAGCGACGCTGACCATCATGGTCGGCGGCCCGCAAAAGGCGTTCGATCTGGCAAAGCCGCTGTTCGACCTGATGGGCAAGAACATCTCGTTGATCGGCGACAACGGTGCCGGGCAGACCTGCAAGGTGGCAAACCAGATCATCGTGGCGCTGAACATCGAAGCCGTCGCCGAAGCGCTGCTGTTTGCAGCGCGTTCGGGCGCCGATCCGGAGCGTGTGCGCCGCGCGCTGATGGGCGGATTCGCGTCGTCACGCATCCTCGAGGTACACGGCGAGCGCATGACGAAGCGCACCTTCGATCCGGGCTTTCGCATCGAGCTTCACCAGAAGGATCTGAACCTCGCGCTCGATGGCGCGCGCAAGCTCGGCATCGCCCTGCCCCACACGGCGAGCGCGCAGCAGCTGTTCAGCGTGTGTGCGGCGAATGGCGGCAAGGCCTGGGATCATTCGGCCATGGTGCGTGCGCTGGAAATCATGGCGAACTTCGAGGTCGCACAGGCGCCGGGCAAGGAAGCGAAGGCTGCCTGA
- the gcl gene encoding glyoxylate carboligase, translated as MAKMRAVDAAVLVLEREGIDTAFGVPGAAINPFYSAMRKAGNISHVLARHVEGASHMAEGYTRAAPGNIGVCIGTSGPAGTDMITGLYSASADSIPILAITGQAPRARLYKEDFQAVDIESIAKPVTKWAVTVREPALVPRVFQQAFHLMRSGRPGPVLVDLPIDVQLAEIEFDIDTYEPLPVYKPAATRKQIEAALTLLNDSERPLIVSGGGVLNAAAEALLVEFAETVGVPVIPTLMSWGAIPDDHPLMAGMVGLQTSHRYGNATMLASDFVLGIGNRWANRHTGSVEVYTKGRKFVHVDIEPTQIGRVFGPDLGIVSDAKAALTLFVEVAREWKAAGKLKDRSAWVADCQQRKRTMLRKTHFDNVPIKPQRVYEEMNQVFGRDTCYVSTIGLSQIAGAQFLHVFKARNWINCGQAGPLGWTIPAALGVRAADPQRPIVALSGDYDFQFMIEELAAGAQFNLPYVHVVVNNSYLGLIRQAQRAFDMDFCVQLAFDNINAPEVNGYGVDHVAVAEGLGCKAIRVFKPEEIKPALQKAQSMLSEFNVPVIVEVILERVTNISMGTEIDAINEFEELAERHEDAPTAISALD; from the coding sequence ATGGCCAAGATGAGAGCCGTCGACGCAGCCGTACTCGTGCTCGAAAGAGAAGGCATCGATACTGCGTTCGGTGTCCCGGGCGCCGCGATCAATCCGTTCTACTCGGCGATGCGCAAGGCCGGCAATATCAGCCACGTGCTGGCGCGCCACGTCGAAGGCGCATCGCACATGGCCGAGGGCTATACGCGGGCCGCGCCGGGCAATATCGGCGTGTGCATCGGCACGTCGGGCCCGGCGGGCACCGACATGATCACCGGCCTCTACTCCGCCTCCGCCGATTCGATTCCGATTCTCGCGATCACCGGCCAGGCGCCGCGCGCGCGTCTTTACAAGGAAGACTTCCAGGCCGTCGATATCGAATCGATCGCCAAGCCCGTGACGAAGTGGGCTGTCACCGTGCGTGAGCCGGCGCTCGTGCCGCGTGTGTTCCAGCAGGCCTTCCATCTGATGCGCTCGGGCCGCCCGGGTCCGGTGCTGGTCGATCTACCGATCGACGTGCAACTCGCCGAAATCGAGTTCGACATCGACACGTACGAGCCGCTGCCGGTCTACAAGCCCGCGGCCACCCGCAAGCAGATCGAAGCCGCGCTCACGCTGCTCAACGATTCCGAGAGGCCGCTGATCGTCTCCGGCGGCGGCGTGCTCAACGCGGCGGCGGAAGCCCTGCTCGTCGAGTTCGCGGAGACCGTCGGCGTGCCAGTGATTCCGACGCTGATGTCGTGGGGCGCGATTCCCGACGATCATCCGTTGATGGCCGGCATGGTCGGTCTGCAGACCTCGCACCGCTACGGCAACGCAACGATGCTCGCCTCTGACTTCGTGCTGGGCATCGGCAACCGCTGGGCGAACCGTCATACGGGCAGCGTCGAAGTTTATACGAAGGGCCGCAAGTTCGTGCACGTCGACATCGAGCCGACGCAGATCGGGCGCGTGTTTGGTCCGGACCTCGGCATCGTGTCGGACGCGAAGGCGGCGCTCACGCTCTTCGTCGAAGTGGCGCGCGAATGGAAAGCAGCCGGCAAGCTCAAGGACCGCAGCGCCTGGGTCGCGGACTGCCAGCAGCGCAAGCGCACGATGCTTCGCAAGACGCACTTCGATAACGTGCCGATCAAGCCGCAGCGCGTCTACGAAGAGATGAACCAGGTGTTCGGCCGCGACACGTGCTATGTGAGCACGATCGGTCTGTCGCAGATCGCCGGTGCGCAGTTTCTGCACGTGTTCAAGGCGCGCAACTGGATCAACTGCGGCCAGGCCGGCCCGCTCGGCTGGACGATTCCTGCTGCGCTCGGTGTACGCGCTGCTGATCCGCAACGCCCGATCGTCGCGCTCTCCGGCGACTACGACTTCCAGTTCATGATCGAAGAACTGGCAGCCGGCGCGCAGTTCAACCTGCCGTACGTGCATGTGGTGGTGAACAACTCGTACCTCGGGCTCATCCGCCAGGCGCAGCGCGCGTTTGACATGGACTTCTGCGTGCAGCTCGCATTCGACAACATCAACGCACCGGAAGTGAACGGCTATGGCGTCGATCACGTCGCGGTGGCCGAAGGTCTCGGCTGCAAGGCTATCCGCGTGTTCAAACCGGAAGAGATCAAGCCGGCGCTGCAGAAGGCGCAGTCGATGCTGTCCGAGTTCAATGTGCCGGTGATCGTCGAAGTGATTCTCGAGCGCGTGACCAACATCTCGATGGGCACGGAGATCGATGCGATCAACGAGTTCGAAGAACTGGCCGAAAGACACGAAGACGCGCCGACCGCGATCAGCGCGCTCGACTGA